The sequence CCTGGTGTCTCCCCAGACCCATTTTGCAACGATTTCAGCGGAAACAAAATTTCTCTATCCCGTGAAAAAAGGGATCATCACGTCCAGAGCGCGGGTGACCCGTCAGGAGGAAAGACTGCTGGAAGGACAGGCCACCCTCTTCAACGAGGAGGATCGGCCGGTTCTTGAATTTACATCCGTCTTCAAGATCGCAAAGGACCGGGCGGTTCGGG comes from Desulfobacterales bacterium and encodes:
- a CDS encoding PaaI family thioesterase — its product is LVSPQTHFATISAETKFLYPVKKGIITSRARVTRQEERLLEGQATLFNEEDRPVLEFTSVFKIAKDRAVRDISIKK